The Thalassophryne amazonica chromosome 13, fThaAma1.1, whole genome shotgun sequence genome window below encodes:
- the si:ch1073-126c3.2 gene encoding uncharacterized protein si:ch1073-126c3.2 — translation MKTLREALHKHQLTECKDAEPKECPEAEVPQNGGLICIPFGNKRYCKPMCNHGYDFGFIRISRLYEECSKETKYKWTTQYVGGNRLAVCDESSIQISGAKTAYFPKDQDCLVTKANKSLRNSVMDVFASELKNKGVVGDPQHACFICG, via the exons ATGAAGACACTGAGGGAGGCTCTGCACAAACACCAGCTGACAG AATGCAAAGATGCAGAGCCAAAAGAGTGCCCTGAAGCTGAAGTGCCCCAAAACGGAGGCCTGATCTGCATCCCTTTTGGCAACAAGCGATACTGCAAACCTATGTGCAACCAT GGCTATGATTTTGGTTTCATCAGAATCAGTCGCTTGTATGAAGAATGCAGTAAGGAGACGAAGTATAAGTGGACGACTCAGTACGTCGGAGGAAACAGACTGGCTGTGTGTGACG aatCATCAATTCAGATTTCAGGAGCAAAAACTGCATATTTTCCAAAGGATCAGGACTGCCTGGTGACTAAGGCCAACAAGTCGCTGCGGAACAGCGTGATGGACGTTTTTGCATCCGAGCTGAAGAATAAGGGTGTGGTAGGAGACCCGCAGCACGCCTGCTTCATATGCGGGTGA
- the ccdc172 gene encoding coiled-coil domain-containing protein 172 — protein MSLDSLFQHILLTEQQLTQQTKRIREAQSAIIRCNEKIKSSTEMYEKAKEEVKKKSQQVSVMKLQCDLMKKGEDRLLKQMEELLCEKNHLTEHLAKIMRESKEKEEKFLQEIFSFNSDFSLRASVETVLENQTHPEMLNLEKEVELLHKEMELTIQRNSHMTAVLQQKRTLQLDLQGLDNISRELDQQLSDAEAVTDCLRAESQFVSQKHLTDPTCVRLRKELEMYKEDELELLRQTLGSEITFLQSKLDSSRQ, from the exons CCCAGTCAGCCATCATCAGATGTAATGAGAAGATCAAGTCCTCCACTGAAATGTATGAAAAAGCAAAAGAGGAAGTCAAGAAGAAG TCTCAGCAGGTGTCTGTGATGAAGCTCCAGTGTGATTTGATGAAGAAAGGTGAAGACCGGCTTTTGAAGCAAATGGAGGAACTGCTTTGCGAGAAGAATCATCTCACAGAACATCTG gCTAAGATCATGAGAGAGTCTAAAGAAAAGGAGGAGAAGTTCCTTCAAGAGATCTTCAGCTTCAACAGTGACTTCAGTCTAAGGGCAAGTGTGGAGACGGTGTTGGAGAACCAAACCCACCCTGAGATGCTGAACCTGGAGAAGGAGGTGGagttattacacaaag AAATGGAGCTGACGATTCAGAGGAACAGTCACATGACTGCAGTGCTGCAGCAGAAGAGAACTCTGCAGCTGGACCTGCAGGGCCTGGATAACATCAGCAGAG AGTTGGATCAACAGTTAAGTGACGCGGAAGCAGTGACAGATTGTCTGCgagcagagagtcagtttgtcagtCAGAAACATCTCACTGACCCCACGTGCGTCAG GTTGAGAAAGGAGCTGGAGATGTACAAAGAAGATGAGCTGGAGCTTCTGCGACAAACGCTCGGCTCAGAAATCACCTTCTTGCAGTCA AAGCTGGACAGCAGCCGGCAGTAG